The genomic window ACGGACGGTGATGACCTGATCAGTCAGATCCACGTCTTGCAGGACCAAACGAAGCGCCTCGCCAATGCGCATGCCGCTTCCGTACAGCAATAAGAGGAGCGTACGGTACATAGCTGGCACATGAGGGCGATGCCCAACCTCCAGGATCGAGGTCGCGTCCAACAGGCGGCGCAGTTCTTCCGTGGAATAAACATAGGGCGTTTGTTGCGGCAGCAGCTTTGGAAACGATGTCGGCAGTGGGGAGGATGCTGCGTACCCGCGACTGATGGCGAATCGATAAAGGCCGCTCAAAACCCTATATCGCAGCATCCAGGTGGCACTGAGCGATCCTTTGCCTTGGAGGAACTCGGCTACCGCCTCTGGGGTGACTTCGCCGATATCTCGATTGCCCATCGCTCGGCAGAACCTACGGAGCAGAACCTCAGCCGACTCGAAACGCGCCCCCAGTGAGCGCTGCTTGGCCAGATAGGCGTCGACAACATGGGTCAGCCTCATTGGAGGCCTCCCAGGTCGAACGCTCCGACCTCGCGAAGCGCCTGCATGTTCACCTTGGCGTAGATGCTGGTTGACGCCGCGCTGCGATGTCCCAAATGGTCCCCGATCTCCTTTATCGACAGACCTTCGGCGAGAAGCCGGGAGGCGCAGGCGTGGCGCAACGCATGGCCACCGCGGTGGGCAGCGTCGATTCCAAGTGCAACAAATCTGCGGTTGGCGACATCATAAATGCTCCCTGCCTTCAACGGTCGACGGGGCGCGTGCATGCAGAGGAACACTTCCGGGCACGATGATAGCGGCCGCACCGTGTCGATGTAGCGGGCGAGCGCCTCAGCCGCAGAGGGAACCAGGGGATAGATCTGCGGCTGCCGGCGCTTCAGGCGGAAAAGCCGTAGCGTCCTACCGGCCCAGTCAATCTGATCAAGGCGCAATGCCGCCGCTTCGCCGCTGCGCATCCCGTAGACCGCGAGCAACAGCAGGATCGCACGATCGCGGATGTCCCGGGGGTTGTCAGTCTCGGCGTCGGCCAACATGCGCTGCACGTCGAACCAATCTGGGGCATACGGCAGCGACTCCTGACGATAAAGCCGAGGCCGGCAAATCGAGGCCGCTAAGCGGTCCGTACACATTCCCCGCTTTGCCGCGTAGCGCAGAAATCCCCGCAAGGCAGAGGCTGTGTTGGCCACCGAAACGCGGGACCATCGTCCCGTCGCCTGGGCGACAAAATAGGCGTCAACGTCTTCAGGCTGAAGGTCCCTGAGTTGCCGGTTGGTTTTGTCGCACCAGCGCAGGAACCTGCCGATTATCCGGCTCCATTGCTCCACCGTCGATGGCGAGAATCCGCGCTCATTGCGCATCCATGTCACATACTGGTCGAGTTGGCTCTGGTACTGAAACACGACGGTTGGTTCACGCCACCAACCGAGAAATCGAAGCCAAGGCCGTCCGATGTCGACCACTCTTCGTGCTGCGGTGGCAGCCCCCGTCAGGCGCAGACGCTCGGTCGCGATCCGTTGGAGTGCCTCGATATCGATGCCCTGCGAAGCATCTGGACCGAGACGTGCGGCAATCCGCAACAGCTCGTTGCGCTTGATCTTGAGAGAAGCTGCGGTCGCACCGGCTTCTGCACAGTGGCGAAGGTACCGGTACCGCTCGTCGGTGAATGGCGCGTCATCACGGTGGGGTACGGTCAAGGGAATGGAATATATCGTCTGATCCATAGCGAGCCTCCATTGGACAAAAGGTTCGCTACCCAGACGTCGAATTATGTTGCGTGAACAATGCCCGCAGAGCTCAGGCTCCCCGCAATTATCGCTCCTTGCACAACATAAATCTGGCCGCAACATAACGCGAATAGCGATACCCGCCGGGTTCGCCCGCGATGTACTCCTCCCACAGGATCGCCAGCGTCACGTGCTTGCGCCGGAGTTCGCGGTGCACCGCCGCCCAATCCGGCTCCGCCTGCCGGCGATGGCCCCGCCGCGTGCCGGGCCCGGCTCCCGCGCTGGCGAACAGCCGGGCCTCCAGCTCCGTGTCGGTGATGTCGTCGGTCAACGGCCAGCTCAGCCCCGCCGCCTCGAACCGGCGGATCGTCAACCGCACCGTCGATGGGGCCGTCCCCACCCGCCGCGCAATCTCACGGGTCGACATTCCCGCCGACTTCAATCTGATCACATCGCGCACGTGGCGCATCGCAAGCCTCTCCGTCGGCATCCAGGTCCCCCTTCGCAAAGCCGAAAGGCGGGACCGTATCGGAGCCAGAAGAGGCCTCGTCACCCCGGGCGACATCATCCCGGAATGGTGGGCGAGATCATCTCGGAATGGCGGGCGAGATCAAATCGGAACGGTGGGCGAGATCATTCCGGAATGGTGGGCGACATCGAGCGGAATCAGCAACACTATCTGCTTTGCAGAATTTGGAGAGGGATCAATCGCAGTCACCACGAAACTGCGCGACCCACCCAAACTCTCCAGCAGGTACTGTAAGTTTTTACCATCTCCAACACCAACTTCTAGCCAACTCAGCGTAACACCACGAGCTAGGCGCTCATCAAGACCACCAAGTATCTCATCGCGCTCGGATCCACGTACGCATACGACGAAGGCCGCCTGATTGACGCATGCGCGCGAGCACGGCGAGTTCTACGATGGCGTTGCGTGAAGGTCAGGCGGCTTGCTGATCGGCGGACTTGCCGGCTTGGTGCAGGAGCTTCCATTCCCAGGGCAGCAGTTCGCGCAGACGCGAGGTGGGAAGATCAGCGATCCGGGCGAGGACGTCGGCGAGCCAAGCCTTGGGATCGACGTCGTTGAGGCGACAGGTCGTGATCATCGTCAGCATGATAGCTGCACGATCGGCGCCACGCTGGCTGCCAGCGAAGGTCCAGTTGCGCCTTCCCAGGGCAATGCCTCTCAATGCACGCTCAGCGCAATTGTTGGTCAAGCAGATCCTGCCATCGTCGAGGAAGCGGACGAAGTCGTCCCAGCGCTTAAGCATGTAGTTCATGGGCTTCAGGACCTCGGCGGAGCGCGAGAGGCTTTCTCGCTCGCGGAGCAGCCAGTCGTACATGTCGTCGAGCAGCGGCTTGCTCCGCTCCTGGCGCACAGCACACCGCTCGTCGGCACTACGGCCGTTGATGGCGCGCTCGATCTCGAACAACGCATCCAGACGCCTGACCGCCTCCAGCGCGATCGGGGAGACCGGTTTGCCCTTGCCCTCCCGGGCGGCTTTCTCGACGTCAGCCAGCTCGAAGAATCCCCGCCGCGCATGGGCCAGGCAAAATGCCGGCGTGATCGGCATTGCTTTCCTTTTTGGGTCGAACAACGGCTCGAAGCCGCCATAGCAATCCGCCTGCAGAATGCCGACGAAGGCGGCCAGATGCCTCTGGGGATGTTCGCCCCGTCGATTGCCCGAGGCATAATAGACCGCCGCCGGCGGCGCAGGCCCGGCGAACGGCCGGTCATCCCGCACATACGTCCAGATCCGGCCGGTCGTGCATTTGCCCTTCGCCAGGATGCGGATGGTGGTGTCGTCGCCATGAAGGCGCTCGGCCGCGAGCACATGACGCTCGATCAGCTGGAACAGCGGCATGACGGCGAAGGTTCCGTGGCCGACCTGGTCGGCCAGCGTCGACAGCGGCAGATCGATCCTCTCGGCCTTGAAGCGCACGCTCTGGCGGTTGAGCGGGATATGCATGCCGAACTTGTCGAACAAAATCGTCGCCAGCAATTGTGGGCCGATGAAGCCGCGGGGCGTCGCATGGAACGGTGCCGGCGGCTGGCTGATCTTCTCGCAATCGCGGCAGGTGAACTTCTCGCGTACCGTCTCGATGACCTTAAAGCGACGCGGAATCTCCTCCAGCGTCTTGGTCACATCCTCGCCGACCTTCGCCAGCCGCGATCCACCGCAGCAGGCGCAGGTCGTTGGAGCCTCGATGACGACGCGCTCACGTTCGATGTCGTCCGGCCACGGTTTGCGCACCGGCCGCTTGCGCGTGAAGGCGCTCACGCTCTGGGTTTTTGCCGCGGCAGCCTGCGCAGCCAGCTCATTCTCGGTCGCCGTGGTGGCGAGTTCTTCGAGCTCCAATTCCAACTGCTCGAGTAGCCGCGCCGTGCGCTCGGAGCGCTGCCCGTGCAGTTCGCGTTTGAGCTTCTCGATCCGTAGCTCAAGATGAGCGATCAGCACCTCGCTGTCCGACAGCTCCGCCGCGCGTTGGCGGCATCCGCCACTGCCACATCGCGTTCAGCCTGCAACGCCTCGTGCTCGACCAGCAGCGCAAGGTAGGCGCTCGCGAGATCCGACGGAAGATCGTTCGGCTTCGATGTCATGAAGCCATTGAATCAGATCGAGCATCAGATTCAAACCCAAAACGATTATCCGACCCGCGTCGGACGCTGGGTTTCTTGCGGATTGCGCCAATCGATCCCGGACAGCAGGTAGCTCAACTGCGCCAGCGAGATCGTTACCGCTTCACCGGCAACCGATGGCCAGATAAACTTTCCTCTCTCGAGTTTTTTTGTGAACAAGCAGGCTCCCTGACCATCGTGCCAGATCACCTTCACAAGATCGCTGCGGCGACCGCGGAAGACAAACAAATGACCGCTAAGCGGTTCTTTGTGCAGCACCTCCTGCACTTGGAGGGCCAGCGATGGAAAGCCTCTGCGCATATCCGTGTAGCCTGTAGCCAGCCACACTCGCACATTCCCTGGTACAGAAATCATCGGCGTCCAAGCACATCGAGGACCCGCGCCAACGCCTCCGGATCGACGTGCGCATCCACCCGGATGCACCGTCGGTTGCCGAGATCGATCTCTATCAATCCAGTACGCGCGGCTGCCGCCGACCGAACTCGGCCATCAACCGTAGGCAAAAGCTTCGGAGTTTCTTCAGCCGGGGCCGCTACGGCGGCGATCTGCACCGGCGTAAAAGATAGCCCAACTTGTTCCGATGTCCGTGCTTGTCGACGCCAGGTAAACACCAGGCTGGCCGCTACTCCGTTGCGCCGCGCAACCTCAGTTACCTTCGCGCCCGGCGCCAGCGTCTCCTCGACAATCCGTGCCTTGTCGTCCTGCGACCAACGCCGCCGCCGCTCGAGCCCGCCCAAAACCTCGACCCGCATCGCCTGATGACCTTAAAGCTAGACTTAAGGTCACACGCTTCGCGAATTACCACCCGTCACGCAAGACGGTCCTCGTCGGAGGCGTACGGATCCACTTCCAAATACTGACTTACATTTCGTCAATGCACCTAATGTGTCCACCGCTGTCTACCGAACCTGATCCACGATCAGTTTGGCTATCCGCGCGACTGCTGCCGCATCGGCCGCATCTACGAAGCAGGCTGGAAGGTCAAACTCCTTGATAACGGCTGATACCTGTTGATCAATCCGGGTCCGAAACTCAGGATCTTCATGTGCCGCACACTTCTCAGCGAAGGTTTCGGAAAGCTCAAGCCGCACAATCGCGTTCCAGCGTTTCGACATTGTTCGCGTCACCTCCTCATACAATGCCTTTTCGATTATCGTATTTGCATTGAGCACGCGCACGTAGGCGAGAGCGTCGATCGCGCAACGATCCAATATCGCTATGTCGACCTCGATTTCCCTCTCTCGGCGCAAATGCTCGCGAAAGATCGCAGCAACTCCCCCAGCGTCGGCACCGCTTCCGACCGCATATCCTGAGGCTCTTATCTTGTCGCCAAGTCCGTCAATCAGCGCAACCCGACGATCACCGTACCTGCCACGAAGCACCTCATACAGCGATCTACAGAAGGTCGACTTACCGACTCCCTGCGCGCCAGTAATCACAATAACAAATGGAGAAATCATCATGCAGATACACCAACATTACGCGCCACACTGTGAAACCAGCCTGATCGCACTCCCGCCTTCAGTTGCTGGGAGCAGCCAGTTCTGCGTTCGTAAAGCGCTCGAAGGTCAAATAATCAAAAATCTCAGAAAAGCTGTGCTCGAGGACAGTCACCGCTTCGAGCTTGCTTAGATCATCACCAAGGAGCTCAAGCTCTCTCGATACGTCTTCGCTCGTCCAGTGAGAAACTCGTGCTAAAAGCTCGAACTCGATTCGATCGCGGGTCTCGCCATATCTCGCGTGAAGGGCGAGAATGCCGGCATTACGAGCCATTAGAACATCCCGCGTAAGGCTATCGCCTACGTAGGCGGTTCTTTGCTTGTCAGAACCCACCACTGAGACGAGGTCGTATAAGATACGAGGGTCGGGCTTCGACAAGCCTGGCCGCAGGTGATGCATACGAACTTGTGCGGGCAGGAACTCCCTATAGTTAGCATTCGAGTCTCGGTAAGCCGGAACAGAGTGGCCTTCACGGCAAAACAGCTCATCAATAAAATTCAACAATCCAAGCTCGCACAGACGATTTACCGCATGCTGCTCCATCGATTCTGTACACACAACGATCCTCGCGCCGATTGACTTAACGGCGGCGAGGGCCTGTGTAACACCACGATATGGCGTTACGCGCCGCTTTATGGAGCTCGTTCGCTGCTCTACGCGGCGACGAATATCACTAATCTGGGGTGCCTCCGCTCCTAGCAACTCCTCAAGAAGATACTCATAATCCGAGGTGCCTTGTCGTCGATGGATTCGACGTATTTCAGCTTCAGCCCTCTCTCCCCCAAGAATGGTAGAGATCTCGTCATAAGTGATTGAAAATGGCGCGTGCCACCAGCTCAGCCAGTCAAACAGCGTGTTATCCAGGTCAACGATCAGAGTATCTACTATTGTCCGCGTCATGGCCCCAGCTCGCGAGCACTGCGGCCTCGCGAATCGAACACTACCGTTGCGCGAACTTTATTCCGACACTGCCTTTTCGTGCCAGCGAAATCTCTTCACTCAGAGGTCCAAGAGGTGCCCGCTAAATCGACATTTCGTTTTTTCTAGAGTTTGCAAAGGGTTACAGAATTTCACTTTTGTCAAGCCGCTGCCTCGTCTAAGTGAGAGACGCTCCATTTTTCCGCTGTACTCGCCCCCGGCAGCATCACCCGGAGGCGCATCCCATTGAGCGCGCGCGCACAACCGCACCCCAACCCCTCCCCAAAAATCTCGTCATCTGCCGTGACGGCACCGGCAACGAGATCGCGGAGAACATCTCCAACCTCCTGAAGCTCTAGCGCTGCCTGCGCAAGACCGCCAGGACGCAGCCCCGGCAGATGGTGTCTTGCGACCCCGGATCGGCACGATGACAACACTCGTAAACAGCGCCCCTCCCGCGTTAACCGTCCATTAACCAACGCAGCCTAGCCTGCTGCAATCGTCCAGCCATCACTAGCTCGAAATGCCTTCCCGGTTCGCTCCAGGAGAAGCGCCGATGTGCGTTGAGTTGTTGACGTATGCCGATCTCAGTGCCCGCCTCGGTATCTCCCGGGAGGCCGCGCGTTCGCTGGCGAGGCGCCGCCGGTTGGCGCGCTCGCGGTCGGAGGACGGCAAGGCGCTGGTGAGGGTTGATTTCTCCGAGCTCCGCTACACGCCCCGCCCACGACGCGGCCGCCGGGCAGATCCGATCGATGCCTCGCTGGCCAAGATCGAGGCCTTCAAGATCGAGGCATTCAAGGCGGAGGTCGCGCGGCTCGAAATGGTGGCAGCCAACACCCGGGCCGATTTCGAGCGCGAGCGCGAGCGTGCCGATCGGCTCAAAGTCGAGCTGATGCAGGCGGCCGCCGAGACGGCGGCAGCCAATGCGTGGGCGGCACGGCTGGAAGACGAAGTGGCGGTTCTGCGGAGCGGTCGCCGCGCGGGCGGCGCGATCGCAGGATACGCCGCGCGTCGATTGGGACATCTGGCCGCTGCGATCGTGCAAGCAGACCGCGCGGCTTGCAGGTAGCACTCGAAAACTTTCTCCATCCCCGGCATGCCGGAGCAATCACGAGGGAAGCATGACTGGCATCACCGATATCCACGAAATGAAGGCCCGCATCGTCGTGTTCGGGGTCGGCGGCGCCGGCGGCAATGCGGTCAACAACATGATCACGGCCGGGCTGCAAGGGGTCGAGTTCGTGGTCGCCAATACCGACGCGCAGGCGCTGGCCATGTCGAAGGCGAGGCACCTGATCCAGCTCGGCACAAAGGTGACCGCAGGCCTCGGCGCCGGCTCGCAGCCGGAATTGGGACGCGCCGCAGCCGAAGAGGCGATCGATACGATCCGCGATCAATTGACCGGTGCGCACATGGTGTTCGTGACGGCCGGCATGGGCGGCGGCACCGGCACCGGGGCCGCCCCCATCGTCGCCAGGGCCGCGCGCGAGCTCGGCATCCTCACGATCGGCGTCGTCACCAAGCCGTTCTACTTCGAGGGCCAGCGCCGCATGCGCTTTGCCGAAGCCGGCATCGAGGAGTTGCTGAAGACGGTCGACACCCTCTTGATCATCCCGAACCAGAACCTGTTCCGGGTGGCCAGCGACAAGACCACATTCGCCGACGCCTTCGCCCTTGCCGACCAGGTGCTTTATTCGGGCGTGGCCTGCATCAGCGACCTCATCGTCAAGGAAGGCCTGATCAATCTCGATTTTGCCGACGTCCTCTCGGTCATGAAGGAGAAGGGCAAGGCCATGATGGGACGGGGCGAGGCTTCCGGCGAGAAGCGCGTGCTTGCCGCCGCCGTGGCCGCGATCTCCAATCCTTTGATCGAGAATCCCTCGATCAAGCGCGCCAGTGGCCTCATCATCTCCATCACCGGCGGCAAGGATCTGATGCTGTATGAGGTCGACGAAGCCGCGACCCGCATTCGCGACGAGGCCGACCCGGACGCCAACATCATCGTCGGCGCGTCGTTTGACGACAGCCTCGAAGGCATCGTCCGCGTCTCGGTGGTGGCGACCGGTATAGATAATCTCGACCCGGCACCGCAGGCGCAACCGGTGGAAACCGCCCTGACGCAGCTCGCCGGCAGGCTGCGCAACGACGGCCGCCGCATCGCCGATCGCATCGAGCGCAGTGCACCCCTTGCGCAAGTGGAAAGCCCGCCGCTGCGTCCGCAGCCGCACCACCCCGTGGGGCCACCGGCAAGGCCTAGCCTGGAACATGCACGCCACGCGGCCGACCGGCCGCTCGATCCCTACGGCCGCACCGCTGCGCGCAATGCGCCCGACGAGGCCGTTCTCGATATCCCGGCCTTCCTGCGCCGCGCCGCCAACTGAGTGGTCGCGGGAGTCGGGGCTCGTCTCCAACCGGACATGGACCGCTGCTACGCGGCTCCCCCGCTTGCGGGAGAGGGTAACCGCATATGAGCATCAACAAGAGGTCGTCATGCCCGGACTTGTCCCGGGCATCCACGTTCTTTGTGCTGCGGGGTAAGGCGTGGATGGCCGGGACAAGCCCGGCCATGACGATGTGGAAACTTCAGCACCCCAAGCGCTCGCGTCATATGCGATTGCCCTGCGCTTGCGGAATCTGCAGACGAGCTTCTTAAGCTGCGCGGCGCGCCGATCGCTCACGCGGCCGTGCTGCGCGGGCTCTCCGCTGATTCCTTCTTGTCCGTCTCCTTGTCGCGAGACAGCCATGCTGGAAAACGAAGCAGGCGTTCGTTGCTGTCTTTCGGCAGCTCGATGGGCGGCGCTTCATTGGCCGAAC from Bradyrhizobium zhanjiangense includes these protein-coding regions:
- a CDS encoding tyrosine-type recombinase/integrase, which gives rise to MRLTHVVDAYLAKQRSLGARFESAEVLLRRFCRAMGNRDIGEVTPEAVAEFLQGKGSLSATWMLRYRVLSGLYRFAISRGYAASSPLPTSFPKLLPQQTPYVYSTEELRRLLDATSILEVGHRPHVPAMYRTLLLLLYGSGMRIGEALRLVLQDVDLTDQVITVRDTKFFKTRLVPIGPKLNQELVEYVERRRRLPLPRGQESPLFTTRGSRPWHYVRVISWFQHVRRAAGISCPVGEPRPPRLHDIRHTAAVHRVIAWYRSGQEVQRLLPQLATYLGHIDIRSTQRYLQMTPDLLQAASERFALYAMEADHEG
- a CDS encoding tyrosine-type recombinase/integrase — its product is MRIAARLGPDASQGIDIEALQRIATERLRLTGAATAARRVVDIGRPWLRFLGWWREPTVVFQYQSQLDQYVTWMRNERGFSPSTVEQWSRIIGRFLRWCDKTNRQLRDLQPEDVDAYFVAQATGRWSRVSVANTASALRGFLRYAAKRGMCTDRLAASICRPRLYRQESLPYAPDWFDVQRMLADAETDNPRDIRDRAILLLLAVYGMRSGEAAALRLDQIDWAGRTLRLFRLKRRQPQIYPLVPSAAEALARYIDTVRPLSSCPEVFLCMHAPRRPLKAGSIYDVANRRFVALGIDAAHRGGHALRHACASRLLAEGLSIKEIGDHLGHRSAASTSIYAKVNMQALREVGAFDLGGLQ
- the tnpC gene encoding IS66 family transposase (programmed frameshift) produces the protein MTSKPNDLPSDLASAYLALLVEHEALQAERDVAVADAANAPAELSDSEVLIAHLELRIEKLKRELHGQRSERTARLLEQLELELEELATTATENELAAQAAAAKTQSVSAFTRKRPVRKPWPDDIERERVVIEAPTTCACCGGSRLAKVGEDVTKTLEEIPRRFKVIETVREKFTCRDCEKISQPPAPFHATPRGFIGPQLLATILFDKFGMHIPLNRQSVRFKAERIDLPLSTLADQVGHGTFAVMPLFQLIERHVLAAERLHGDDTTIRILAKGKCTTGRIWTYVRDDRPFAGPAPPAAVYYASGNRRGEHPQRHLAAFVGILQADCYGGFEPLFDPKRKAMPITPAFCLAHARRGFFELADVEKAAREGKGKPVSPIALEAVRRLDALFEIERAINGRSADERCAVRQERSKPLLDDMYDWLLRERESLSRSAEVLKPMNYMLKRWDDFVRFLDDGRICLTNNCAERALRGIALGRRNWTFAGSQRGADRAAIMLTMITTCRLNDVDPKAWLADVLARIADLPTSRLRELLPWEWKLLHQAGKSADQQAA
- the tnpB gene encoding IS66 family insertion sequence element accessory protein TnpB (TnpB, as the term is used for proteins encoded by IS66 family insertion elements, is considered an accessory protein, since TnpC, encoded by a neighboring gene, is a DDE family transposase.), which translates into the protein MISVPGNVRVWLATGYTDMRRGFPSLALQVQEVLHKEPLSGHLFVFRGRRSDLVKVIWHDGQGACLFTKKLERGKFIWPSVAGEAVTISLAQLSYLLSGIDWRNPQETQRPTRVG
- the tnpA gene encoding IS66-like element accessory protein TnpA encodes the protein MRVEVLGGLERRRRWSQDDKARIVEETLAPGAKVTEVARRNGVAASLVFTWRRQARTSEQVGLSFTPVQIAAVAAPAEETPKLLPTVDGRVRSAAAARTGLIEIDLGNRRCIRVDAHVDPEALARVLDVLGRR
- a CDS encoding AAA family ATPase, with translation MMISPFVIVITGAQGVGKSTFCRSLYEVLRGRYGDRRVALIDGLGDKIRASGYAVGSGADAGGVAAIFREHLRREREIEVDIAILDRCAIDALAYVRVLNANTIIEKALYEEVTRTMSKRWNAIVRLELSETFAEKCAAHEDPEFRTRIDQQVSAVIKEFDLPACFVDAADAAAVARIAKLIVDQVR
- a CDS encoding HAD family hydrolase, producing MTRTIVDTLIVDLDNTLFDWLSWWHAPFSITYDEISTILGGERAEAEIRRIHRRQGTSDYEYLLEELLGAEAPQISDIRRRVEQRTSSIKRRVTPYRGVTQALAAVKSIGARIVVCTESMEQHAVNRLCELGLLNFIDELFCREGHSVPAYRDSNANYREFLPAQVRMHHLRPGLSKPDPRILYDLVSVVGSDKQRTAYVGDSLTRDVLMARNAGILALHARYGETRDRIEFELLARVSHWTSEDVSRELELLGDDLSKLEAVTVLEHSFSEIFDYLTFERFTNAELAAPSN
- the ftsZ gene encoding cell division protein FtsZ, with the translated sequence MTGITDIHEMKARIVVFGVGGAGGNAVNNMITAGLQGVEFVVANTDAQALAMSKARHLIQLGTKVTAGLGAGSQPELGRAAAEEAIDTIRDQLTGAHMVFVTAGMGGGTGTGAAPIVARAARELGILTIGVVTKPFYFEGQRRMRFAEAGIEELLKTVDTLLIIPNQNLFRVASDKTTFADAFALADQVLYSGVACISDLIVKEGLINLDFADVLSVMKEKGKAMMGRGEASGEKRVLAAAVAAISNPLIENPSIKRASGLIISITGGKDLMLYEVDEAATRIRDEADPDANIIVGASFDDSLEGIVRVSVVATGIDNLDPAPQAQPVETALTQLAGRLRNDGRRIADRIERSAPLAQVESPPLRPQPHHPVGPPARPSLEHARHAADRPLDPYGRTAARNAPDEAVLDIPAFLRRAAN